The Mangifera indica cultivar Alphonso chromosome 19, CATAS_Mindica_2.1, whole genome shotgun sequence nucleotide sequence ggaggaagaattggtggtggaagaccccaaggttggtggaaatttcctttatgccttggttaactttcttattacccttgaaatccaaagtgtgaatatgtgttgtatctctggatactgttcacagtgtgtgattttgccattttcatattttgccatcaaactttaaaacaagttttgaatgccttgttgattgagttgtgattactataatataccattagaaagctctttgagtaccctttccaatgatctatcctttgtatattttggaggtcatttgattgattaaattggaagaaaaagtgctgctgtgccatatgaacattaatttccagatttgagtttgtgaattgttgcattgccttgatggatatgcaccatttggtatcaaagcctaggttgtttgtgtgatttgttgactgactTCTATCTCCCGGAACGACTGTTCACCTCCCGAAATTTACTATTCACtacaaattactgttcacaaaaccttaatttgtcttaaacacaaaccttccttaacctaaacccTTActaatactcaccccaacccttaaacgcttataaccattaacctttacctactagccattaccacaaatgtcccataaaagaacttcatcctcatcctcctcacctcctcatccttgggaatttgccaacatggcattaaaagaagaggtcaaaggagaacttgaggccattaaggaccaaatgaatcaaatgatgcaaatgatgagggacatgaccctcactcaaagtcgacACCTTTATCACAGCCctaaacttcaacacaaagcccaATATCCCCttctccacctcacccaacccaacccaactacatcaaccaagaagacatattagacatTCCCCTcttcctagacatcatagggaggaattgatgtttcatgattattcaagtgaggaagaacaagagaggccacctaggagagaaaaggatgatgataggggtttaaggattgaaatttcgaaattcgaagggagcatgagttcggatgattttgttgattggttacatgctatagagagagtttaaatataaaggctattcggatgagaagaaatgtaaacttgccatcttgaaattcaaggattatgcatccttgtggtgggaaaatcttaagaagcaaagggaaagggatggtaaagaaagagtgagatcttgggagaaactaaaaatgcttatgaagagaagattccttccggacaaccataaacaagatctttacctcaagctacacacccttaagcaaggaagtgatggagtagagcattacataagggagtttgagaagttattaatgagaagtgagctgtcggaagtgaaagagcaaaccattgcaagattcattgatggtttaaaccaagacattgctcatatggtagaattgcaaccatattgcacctttgaagatgtttgtaagttagctattaaggtggagaagcaaaacaaggccatgaagtctacggttgccaagccatttaccaaggggactttattctacaaaagtcctcctttcaacaagggaaccacctttcaaaagggttccccatccaactataaggctgccaaaatcacttccaaggagaaagggaaagaaaaggtggtagaacctagcaagaacaaaccaactatgggaaaacttgatctctccaataaaaagtgcttcaaatgccaaggctatggatacttccaagccgaatgcccaaatagaagaactttgtcattgatggagattcaagctattgaagaatctcttcaagaagatgaagaaaatgtagattatggccatgaagatggagttgtcgaagaagaagaagaggaggtcatgcaaagggccaCTGAatgagagatgttagtgattagaagagcattgcattccaagtcctttccacatgaggaacaaaggctccaaattttccaatcaagatgcaccattagaggcaaggtgtgttctttgattatagatagtgaaagttatgcaaatgtggcttcatctacattagtggagaaacttggattgtctaccatacctcatcctcaaccatataagctccaatggttgagcaatgggaccagcctccaagtagctaAACAAgtatttgtttccttctccattggcaagcattaccaagatgagattatgtgtgatgtagttcctatggatgcatgccatttgttgctaaaGAGACCTTGgtaatttgatagagaagtaactcattatggtaaaaagaacacttattccttcaaattcaaggagaagaccattactttgctacctcttagccCCCAAGAAGCTAACGAGGCTATCAAAGGTGATGTATTTttggctacctctccaaccctagcttccaagtctttatcaagtctccatttggctcaagccaccattgagaatgaagaattagctccatgcaagcccaaagattcattactttttccacattggcccaactttacttttgggtgcaatctcattacttgcatccaaggccttaatgaaatagcaacttaaatgagtccaagaagccaactacaagcccacttgaagcccaagtagatgaggcagccctctaTCACttaattggagcccaagatgccatgaagcctatttagttggattacaactaaatgggaagaaagtaactttagttggtggacatagttctaccttttaaggaaaagttgttcccttttgttagtttatccATTAATGTAGTAtgaccttagtttaaatgaatggttgagcttaaatgaagggcaaagcttccatgtcaaattaattgcccaatttttgccgccatatgcacttgtatatgaagtagattttcacttgtaaaaaggctagacttctttgctaatgaaaaattcaagtaaagctttgtagcttttctttagttgctctttcctttatccaattcatcttggaggaagaattggtggtggaagaccccaaggttggtggaaatttcctttatgccctggttaactttcttgttaccccttgaaatccaaagtgtgaatgtgtgttatatgcccggatactgttcacagtatgtaattttgccattttcagattttgccatcaaactttgaaacaagttttgaatgctaTCATAtgccattagaaagctctttgaatgccctttccaatgaactataatttgtatgttttggaagtcatttgattggttaaattggaagccaAAGTGCTGCTgggttatgaacaataatttccagattttgagtttgtgacttgttgcattgccttgatggaccatttgaagtgcttgaatgggtgaatgacaatgcatacaaggtgactCTTccagatgaaatgggaggagtctcgaccaccttcaacattggagatctttcaccatacaaggaggatagccaccttgaggacttgagggcaagtccttcccaacccgggggggatgatgtattttcggctacctctccaaccctagcttccaagtctttatcaaatctccatttggctcaagccaccattgagaatgaagaattagctccatgcaagcccaaggATTCATTGCtctttccaccttggcccaactttacttttgggtgcaatctcattacttgcatccaaggccttaatgaaatagaagcttaaatgagtccaagaagccaactacaagcccacttgaagcccaagtagataaggcagccctccatcacttaaatggagcccaagatgccatgaagcccatttagttagATTGCAattaaaagggaagcaagtaactttagttggtggacatagttccaccttttagggaaaagttgttcctttttgttgttttcttcaattaatatggtatggccttagtattgaatgaatggctaagctcaaatgaagggaaaagcttccatgtcaaattaatgcccaatttttgccgccacttgctcttgtatatgaaagtggatttttacttgtaaaggctagacttctttgataatgaaatattcaagtaaagcattgtagcttttctttagttgttttttcctttatccaattcattttagaggaagaattggttgtggaagaccccaaggttggtggaaatttcctttatgccttggttaactttcttatTACCCtcgaaatccaaagtgtgaatatgTGTGGTGTCTCcagatactgttcacagtgtgtgattttgccattttcagattttgccatcaaactttgaaacaagttttgaatgccttgttgattgagttgtgattgctataatataccattagaaagctctttgagtaccctttccaatgatctatcctttgtatattttggaggtcatttgattgattaaattggaagaaaaagtgctgttgtgccatatgaacattaatttccagatttgagtttgtgaattgttgcattgccttgatggatatgcaccagaAGTTGAACGGTGCAAGCTTGAAGTATCCAACTTATGACAAGGAGATGTACGCTTTAGTTCGAGCTTTGGAAACTTGGCAACATTATTTATGGCCTTAAGAGTTCGTGACACACACTGATCATGAATCTTtgaagcatttgaaaggccaaaacAAGCTTAACAAGCGACATGCCAAGTGGAGTGAATTCATTGAGTCATTTCCTTAcgtcatcaaatataagcaaggtaaagaaaatataatggcCGACGCACTTTCACGAAGGTATGTTCTACTTGCTACTTTAGACGCCAAATTGCTAGGATTTGAATACATCAAAGAGTTGTATATGAATGATAGTGATTTTAGTAATGTTTATCATGCATGTGAGAAAGTTGCTTTTAACaagttttataggcatgatgggTACTTGTTTAAGGACAATAGGTTGTGTGTACCTAATTGTTCCATGTGTGAGTTGTTTGTACGTGAAGCACATGAGGGTGGCTTGATGGGTCACTTTGGTGTAACTAAGACTTTGGATGTTTTACATCAAGTTAAAACCGCATGGTTTGTATATGCCTTTACCCATACCTAGTTCACCTTGGATTGATATCTCCATGGATTTTGTGCTTGGTTTACCTAAGACTAGGTGTGGGCATGATTCAATATATGTTGTTGTGGATAGGTTTTC carries:
- the LOC123203409 gene encoding uncharacterized protein LOC123203409, producing the protein MADALSRRYVLLATLDAKLLGFEYIKELYMNDSDFSNVYHACEKVAFNKFYRHDGYLFKDNRLCVPNCSMCELFVREAHEGGLMGHFGVTKTLDVLHQVKTAWFSQMAHFIACNKTNAA